Within Limisalsivibrio acetivorans, the genomic segment GTAATCTCCTCGGGGGTAAGGTCTTTCATCCCTATAAGGTCTTTCCTTTTGAATGACATTCGCTTCTCCATTACTGGTCTTTTTTCATTATGGAAACCGAATCTATACCGTCCGATTCCTTAAATTGCACGTTCACTTTTTCTTCCAGGGAGGTGGGCACAAGTTTGCCAGTGAAATCCGGCTGTATGGGAAGTTCTCTGTGTCCTCTGTCGATAAGCGCAACGAAGGATATCTTGTCCGGCCTGCCCATGTCTGTAAGGGCATCCAGAGCAGCACGAACCGTTCTGCCGGTAAAGATAACATCGTCCACAAGCACAACGTGCTTCTTGGCGATATTGAACTCAATCTCAGTTCCGTGGATAACAGGATGTTCCGCAATCTGCGTAAGGTCGTCTCTGTAGAGTGTTATACAGAGGTAGCCTATGGCAATATCCCTTCCTGTGTGTTTCTTTATCTCTTCTTTGAGTCTGTCTGCAAGGGTAGCACCCCCCCGCTTAATGCCGACAATTGTCAGCTCTCGGGTGTTTTGATTCTGGTCTGCTTCCAGAATTTGAAACACCAGCCGGGTTATCATGCTTGATATTTCATCGCTATTCAGGATCTCTTTTGCTTGTGCCATGTACCGTTGCCTCCTATGTTTTTTATGGAATTTATCATCCCTGGAAATTCCATTGTTGTTCGGGCAAGGAAGACCTTGCCCTCTCGCACTTCCGGCTTCGTGAATTGAGAATAGCTCAATTCAGCTTCGCCTTCAGGGCTGTCTTTATTATATCTATGGAATTTACCATCCCTGGAAATTCCATTGTTGTTCGGGCAAGGAGACCTTGCCCTCTCGCACTTCCGGCTTCGTGAATTGAGAATAGCTCAATTCAGCTTCGCCTTCAGGGCTCCCATCCATGGGAGCCTGTATCATACAAACTTAATATCTTCTCACAACTCACAAGATGAGTTTTTGAGGGGTGGTTAAGGGGTGGTTTGTTCCCTAAAAAGCACCCCTTAATTTATCTATAGAATTTACCATCCATAGAAAGCTTATTGTTTCAACCTTAAATATTTGGGAAATCCATCATCCTGGGAAGTTCCTTGCTGCTTTGTTATGGTGAAGTCTGTTCTATTACATTTATTTAACAAGCATAGTTATGGCAAAAAAAAAGCCCTCCGTCCCCGGATCATCGGGGCGAAAGGCTTATCCTTTACGCAATTTATTTCTTAGTTTCTTCTTTAATCTGTAATGCATCTGTTCACCTTAAAGAGTTTATCTTTTCTGGTTTGATAATGTCAATAAATAACGTTGAAGAAACTTCAATTTTTTAATAATATGTCGAGTTATGAATTATTCCGGCTTTGCCGGTTCTAAATGTATAAACCATGGGGGATTTATGTTAAGCAGAATACGTATTGCTTTTCTCGTTCTAACGGTATCACTCCTTGCATACGGCTGTGTTCCCGCAGTATTTCTTCTTGGGGCGGGTGCTGCTGGAACAACTTACAGTGTAACCACCGATTCCATTACCGACACAGTAAACATTTCAAGGGAGCGTTCCTTCGAGGTAATGGTGGATGTCATTAAGAACGATAAAGGGATCATCCTTGAGAGCAGCATTGCAGAAGGGCGTATATATGCCGAGATGCTTGGTTCCGAGGTGATTGTTACTTTTGAAAATATCGGAGAAGGGAGTACAAAGATCAAGATAAGGGCGAGGAAGACGCTCAACCTGATGCCTGACAAAGAGACTGCCACCCGTGTATATAAGAGTTTCATCCAGGAAGTTAGATGATAAGAAAGGCAAGACTGGGTGATGCGAGAAACATCCAGAAGCTTATAAACAGTTATGCAGAAGCGGGGGAGATGCTCCCCGTTAGCCTGAGCGAAATAATTGAGAGGATCCTTGAGTTTGTAGTGTACGATGAAAAGGATGAGATCCTCGGATGCTGTGCTATCCATCCATCGTGGGAGGATTTGGCAGAGATACGTTCCGTTGCTGTTAAACGGGGATGTATCAAGAAAGGGATCGGTCGTCTGATGGTTGAGGAATGCCTGAGTGTAGCCAGTGAGTTAGGAGTTAAGACCGTCTTTCTGCTCACCTACCAGCCGGGGTTTTTTGAGAAGTTCGGCTTTGAGGTTGTGGAGAAGGACACACTCCCCAGAAAGATCTGGTCGGATTGTCTCAAGTGCACCAAGTTCCCCGATTGTGACGAGATAGCTATGTCCATGGAGATTTAATGACAGATCTTATAGATATAATAAGCAAATACGAGAATAACTTCGATTATATAGAAGCCGTTGTCAGAACCTCTAAAGGTGGCTCGGCGGATGTCAGGGAAGGGGAGCTTGAAGAGGCTTCCTTTTTCGATTCAAAAAGTGCAGGCATACGTGTTTTCAAAGAT encodes:
- the pyrR gene encoding bifunctional pyr operon transcriptional regulator/uracil phosphoribosyltransferase PyrR; this encodes MAQAKEILNSDEISSMITRLVFQILEADQNQNTRELTIVGIKRGGATLADRLKEEIKKHTGRDIAIGYLCITLYRDDLTQIAEHPVIHGTEIEFNIAKKHVVLVDDVIFTGRTVRAALDALTDMGRPDKISFVALIDRGHRELPIQPDFTGKLVPTSLEEKVNVQFKESDGIDSVSIMKKDQ
- a CDS encoding DUF3568 family protein: MLSRIRIAFLVLTVSLLAYGCVPAVFLLGAGAAGTTYSVTTDSITDTVNISRERSFEVMVDVIKNDKGIILESSIAEGRIYAEMLGSEVIVTFENIGEGSTKIKIRARKTLNLMPDKETATRVYKSFIQEVR
- a CDS encoding N-acetyltransferase; the protein is MIRKARLGDARNIQKLINSYAEAGEMLPVSLSEIIERILEFVVYDEKDEILGCCAIHPSWEDLAEIRSVAVKRGCIKKGIGRLMVEECLSVASELGVKTVFLLTYQPGFFEKFGFEVVEKDTLPRKIWSDCLKCTKFPDCDEIAMSMEI